In Silene latifolia isolate original U9 population chromosome X, ASM4854445v1, whole genome shotgun sequence, the following proteins share a genomic window:
- the LOC141619337 gene encoding uncharacterized protein LOC141619337, producing the protein MVWNIQGTGSKNKIKALKEVISIYKPTIIALVEMHMDDTNADKIRRVIGYDGHSRVDANGFSEGICIYWKPEIVTVNIVTEHQQFITIKMSRNRSFPWLFSAVYASPDPTNRKELSVELETLVRQNDKPWLLAGDFDKTRNLNERHGGNSSMARRCAVFNNWIENCDLIELAFTGSAHTWARGNNVETRQSARLDRALCNTDWGSMFEEAMVKHLPTYQSDHCPLSISPNGFAPLASVQKPFKFQATWMTHENFSEYVQENWPVVGDFPNRLKVLSEKLQDWNKKEFGNIFRQKIILLARIEGCQRELSIARNGGLIKLEAKLRKVLDEVLEREELLWYQKSRVDFIVDGD; encoded by the coding sequence ATGGTCTGGAACATTCAAGGGACAGgaagtaaaaataaaattaaGGCTCTCAAAGAGGTTATTAGTATTTATAAGCCCACGATCATAGCTCTAGTCGAGATGCATATGGACGACACCAATGCTGATAAAATTCGCAGGGTTATTGGATATGATGGCCACTCTCGGGTTGATGCTAATGGGTTTAGTGAAGGTATATGCATTTATTGGAAACCTGAAATTGTGACAGTGAACATAGTAACAGAGCACCAGCAATTCATCACTATTAAAATGTCTCGAAACAGATCTTTTCCTTGGCTTTTCTCTGCGGTTTATGCTAGCCCTGACCCGACTAATCGAAAAGAACTGTCGGTCGAACTAGAAACCTTGGTAAGACAGAATGATAAACCATGGCTTCTAGCTGGGGACTTTGATAAAACACGCAATTTAAATGAGAGGCATGGAGGGAATTCGTCGATGGCTAGAAGATGTGCAGTGTTCAACAATTGGATTGAAAATTGCGATCTTATAGAGCTCGCATTCACCGGTTCTGCTCATACGTGGGCTCGGGGAAATAATGTGGAGACCAGGCAGAGTGCAAGGTTAGACCGTGCATTATGCAATACTGATTGGGGTTCCATGTTTGAGGAGGCTATGGTTAAGCATCTTCCCACGTATCAATCCGATCATTGTCCGCTTTCGATTTCTCCAAATGGTTTCGCTCCTCTAGCATCAGTTCAGAAACCGTTCAAATTTCAAGCTACTTGGATGACGCATGAAAATTTTTCGGAATATGTGCAGGAAAATTGGCCAGTTGTAGGGGATTTCCCTAATAGACTGAAAGTGCTATCTGAAAAATTGCAAGACTGGAATAAGAAAGAATTTGGTAATATTTTTCGGCAAAAAATAATTTTGTTAGCGCGTATTGAAGGCTGCCAAAGAGAGTTATCTATTGCTAGAAATGGAGGCCTAATCAAATTAGAAGCTAAACTCCGAAAGGTGTTAGATGAGGTCCTAGAGCGAGAGGAGTTGTTGTGGTACCAAAAATCCAGAGTTGATTTTATTGTTGACGGGGATTGA